A window of the Streptomyces sp. NBC_00250 genome harbors these coding sequences:
- a CDS encoding bifunctional DNA primase/polymerase yields the protein MREILGRRRRLRFRRKARTARLDAAVTFAVEWDWPVLPGAGLRATTRTAAGPACSCPDPDCVVPGAHPYDPGLLAATTDERMIRWWWTRRPDAPVVLATGGSAPCAVSLPAVAGARALAALDATGMRLGPVVATPTRWSILVAPYGLERLGELLYAKDSVPSSLRFHGEGGYLLLPPSVAGTGQVRWERAPLAGSARPWLPDVEAVVDALVDASTSTPGGGSRLAY from the coding sequence ATGCGCGAGATCCTCGGAAGGCGACGCAGGCTCCGGTTCCGGCGCAAGGCGAGGACCGCCCGGCTCGACGCGGCGGTCACCTTCGCCGTCGAGTGGGACTGGCCCGTCCTGCCGGGAGCGGGCCTGAGAGCGACGACCCGCACGGCCGCGGGGCCCGCCTGCTCCTGCCCCGACCCCGACTGCGTGGTGCCCGGCGCCCACCCCTACGACCCCGGGCTGCTGGCGGCCACCACGGACGAGCGGATGATCCGCTGGTGGTGGACCCGGCGGCCGGACGCCCCGGTGGTGCTCGCCACGGGCGGCAGCGCGCCCTGCGCGGTCAGCCTGCCCGCGGTGGCGGGCGCGCGAGCGCTCGCCGCGCTCGACGCGACGGGCATGCGGCTCGGCCCGGTGGTGGCGACCCCGACGCGCTGGTCGATCCTCGTCGCCCCGTACGGCCTCGAACGGCTCGGCGAGCTGCTGTACGCGAAGGACAGCGTCCCCAGCTCGCTGCGCTTCCATGGAGAGGGCGGCTATCTACTCCTGCCGCCCTCGGTCGCCGGCACGGGACAGGTCCGATGGGAACGGGCACCCCTCGCGGGCTCCGCCCGACCGTGGCTGCCGGACGTCGAAGCGGTGGTCGACGCGCTCGTGGACGCGAGCACGAGCACCCCGGGCGGCGGGAGCCGGCTGGCTTACTGA